The DNA sequence GGAACGAGGAGATGGAGCACGCCGCAATGCTCCTTGAATGGCTAAGGCGTAACATGCCGGGTTGGGATGAGGCCTTGAGGACATATCTTTTCACCGAAGCTCCGATCACGGAGATCGAAGCTTTAGCTGCATCGGGCGAGGGGTCCTCGAAGGGCGAAGGAAGCGATCTTAGCTTAAACATAGGTTCCCTTAAAGAATAAAAAGGCAAAGGAGGGATGAAGATGGATTTTTTAAAGAAGGAATTGGCACCGGTAAACGAAAGCGCGTGGAATGAGATAACCAAAAGGGCCAAAGAGGTATTAATCCCGAACCTGTCGGCCAGGAAGATTGTGGACGTACTGGGACCCTTCGGTTGGGATTACGCCGCCTACCCCACCGGAAGGATAAAGAAGGGCAGCACCTCCAAGGATATATGCTACGCCACCCGTTTAAGCTTGCCTTTGGTAGAGGTATACGTACCCTTTGACCTTTCCATATGCGAGCTCGACAATGTACAGAGGGGCTTAAAGTCGCCGGATCTAACGAACCTCGAAGAGGCGGCAAGAAAAGTCGCTGCCTTCGAGGATAAGGCAATCTTTTACGGGTTGGACGATGCTTGCATAGAAGGATTTTTTAACGCATCGCAGCAATATTCAATAGAACTGCCAATACAAAACCCGACGGATTTGCTTACCAGCTTGACCCAGGTCAAGCTTAACTTCACCCAGTGGGGCATTGAAGGTCCTTATGCCCTAGTGGCTGGTCCAGTCCTTTGGAGCAGGATATACTCCTTAGGGGAGACTTACCCCTTATACAAAAAGATCGCCGACATATTGGATGGCGGAAAAGTAGTCTTCTCGCCTAACGTAAACGATGGCATTGTGATCTCCCTGAGGGGCGGAGATTTTGAGCTTATACTTGGCAAGGACATCTCCATAGGTTATAAGGAGCATAGGGAAGGCATGGTATCACTTTACTTCACCGAGACCTTCACATTCAATGTGGTAACCCCTGAGGCAGCCGTACCGCTAAAGTTGGTCGATTGAGCGAAAATAGGCTGAGCTCAAGGCTCAGCCTATTTTTTATCCCCCTGTCAGTCTGCGTAAAATCAGTATTTCCAATCCTAAAATATAGCATTACAATTGAGTTGAAACGAATAAAATATGTTTATAGCATATGTTGTCTACCCCGTCATTATATTAAAGGGGGGGTGATTATAGTGGACAAAGTGATAAGGCGCTCACTTATCGCTGTAATTTTACTGGTCGTCTTCATCGCCGGTACGTCCGAGGCATCGCTACAACCGGCAGCCGTAAAGGACGTATGGCAAAGGCTGGCCAAGGCCGCCGGATTGGATCCCTCTGCGCCTATTACAGTAGTAGACCAGAAGGAACCCAACGCCTGGGTTACCTTTTCACTCAACAAGTACTCCATAACCGTGACTAAGGGAATGTTAGACTTGCTCGACAGCGAAGATGAACTTGCCGGCGTTCTGGCCCATGAAATTGGACATATAAAGCTCAATCATTATGGCAGGACAGTGACACGAAGTGTTCTCTGGAGCTTGATTTTTCGAGCTGTCGGAAATTCCTCGAGCAGAATTGACCCCCTAGATCTGGGTTATGCCCTAGCTGAATCCGGCTTCAGCAGGGAACAGGAGGTTGAAGCCGATGACTATGGCATAGAACTGTCCGCCAAGGCAGGTTACGACCCATGGGGATTGGTCAGTGCCTTGGAAAAGATGGCAAAGGCAGGATATACCACCAGCCCCAGCGGTTTTAATTCCCATCCGCCCACCGAAAGAAGGCTCCAGCATGTAAGGGCCAAAGCCCAGGAGGTGGCAGCCCGCAGCTAAATAATCAAGCCGAACGGGTTACCCGTTCGGCTTGATTATCACTATAACCTTGAAAGCCACTCGAGAATTGTCCTTATGCCGAATGCCGACGAACCCTTCGGATAGTAACCGAATGACTCCCTGTAATAATTGACCCCGGCGATATCCATGTGAGCCCAAGATATGCCTTCGTCCACAAACTCGCGCAAGAACATCGCGGCAGTTATGGCGCCGCCATATCTTCCCGCCGAGTTAAGCAAGTCCGCAAAGGGGGATTCCAAACGCTTTCTCAAGCGCTCATCGTCAATGGGAAGCTGCCAGAAACGTTCCCCCGTGAAGGCTGATACCTCCAGCAAATCATTGCACAAAGCTTGATCGTTTGAAAATAGTCCGGCCGTATAGGGCCCCAAGGCCACGGCGCAAGCACCGGTAAGCGTGGCTATGTCTATGATGTAAGAGGGTTTAAGCTTTGACGTGAAGCTTAAGACGTCGGCCATGGTAACACGTCCTTCAGCGTCGGTGTTATCTATCTCTATGGTCTTTCCGTTGTATGCCTTGATTATGTCGTCGGGCTTGTAGGAAGAACCGCCGGGCATGTTCTCGACCGCTCCTATGAGGACGTGCACCTCGAGATCCAAATTCAACTTGGCCAAGGTCCTTATGGCCCCCAGGACAATGCAAGCTCCGGTCTTATCTCCCTTCATTGTCCTCATGTTATCCGGGGTCTTAATGTCAAGTCCACCGCTATCGAAAGTTAATCCCTTTCCCACGAGCGCCACCTTAAGCCTTGTATTGCTATTTCGTTTAAACGTAAGGTGGATAAGCCTGGGGGGATTCACAGATCCCCTGCCAACAGCAAGCAAGGCGTTCATGCCCATATCTGCCAGCTCCTTCTCATCGTATATCCTGCAATCGAGCCCCATGTCGTCGGAAAGGTTGCGCGCTATATCCGCTAACGAAATGGGATTGATCACGTTGGGCGGTTCATTCGCCAAATCTCTGGCATAATTTTGCCCGCAGGCAAAAAGCGTGCCCTTCTCTATCGCATTCTCGTCACCGCCGATTAGGTAAAGGTTTTGTATTTTTTGCCCCCCATTGGCTTTGCCCTTGTATCTATCGAAATCATAAGCACCAAGCAAGCCGCCCTCAGCTATCGCCTGAGATATGAAATGATCCATCTCCGGTGAAAGGACATACAGATCGTCCACATTGGACTCCCGAGCTGCCCTTATAGCCAATGCCGAAGCAGTCCTATAGTCATCTAACCTGACCTTGGACTTCAAGCCTAGCCCAACCAGAAACACGATTTGTATGCGCTCACCAGGGAGCGTGACCTTGAGCACCTTCTCCCTTTTGCCAAAGTAGCCTTCAAGTTGTGCCTGCCTTTTAACCGACTCGCTTAAATCACCTATAAACTTTACCGTGTCAGCCAGTTCGTCCTCAAAGACAAAGATGCTGACGGCTTTACCCTTCAGCTCATTTAGACTAATATCAGCCCTTGAAACTCTCACAAAGAACACCTCCAAAAGATTTAGTCAACTCATAAAATTTTTTATGATCAGTGCACTTCATTTATGTTATCAGAAAACACATGTAACAGTACCTTTACGACGTCGTAAGGTTATCGTTACATTAACCATGATAAAATTTAATCGAATGCGCGCATCTCCAAAGAAAGGAGACGTTATAAGCCAATGGACCTGAAGCAAAAGGACAGGCTAGCAAAGCTTACGATTAGCGCAGTAGCAATGATAGGCATATTCATACTGATCTTTACCCTCATGTTCTTGATGAAGGAAAGCTTCCCGGTCCTAAAGAGCGTTACGTTAAAGGAATTGCTATTCGGCCTTTACTGGTATCCAACCTATTCTCCTCCCGAATTCGGCATGTTGCCGCTCATAGTCGGATCTCTAGCCGTAACCTTGGTGTCCTCCTTGATCGCGCTCCCTTTGAGCGTAATGGTCTCCATATTTCTATCGGAGGTATGCCCTAGGGCTATGAGGAACTTCATGAAGCCGATGCTTGAGATACTGGGGTTTTTACCGTCCGTGGTGTTGGGATTCATCGGAATGGTGATGCTTGCTCCGTGGCTTCAGAATGCCTTTGACCTAGTCACCGGATTAAATTTGTTCAACGCTTCGCTTCTTCTGGGCTTGCTAATAATACCCATAACGGGATCGCTTGCTGACGATGCAATATCATCGGTGCCGTCGGATATCAGGGATGCCGCCATCGCATTGGGCGCCACAAGGCAGGAGACCATAACGCGGGTGGTTTTACCTGCCGCGCTGCCCGGAATCCTTCAGGCATGTTTGCTTGGGATGATGAGGGGCATCGGCGAGACCATGGTGGTACTGATGGCAGCAGGTGGAGCTGCCATAATTCCCAAAAGCCTGTTCGATCCGATCAGACCGCTTACTTCCACGATAGCAGCTGAGATGGGCGAGACACCCATAGGCTCTCCGCATTACCATGCCCTGTTTTTTGCCGGGTTGCTACTTCTGCTTATGACATTGATCTTAAACTTTGCGACCATTTGGATCGAGAGGCGTTGGAGGTGGCAGTGGCGTTGAACAGGAGAAAACTTAAGGACAGGTTGCTCACATGCCTTCTATGGGCTTCTATGTTTTTTGTCATCTTGGTCCTCTTTGGCATATTGGCGTTCATAGCAACCCAGGGAATAGGCGCCATATCGATCGAATTTCTGACCCAACCCCCTCGCAACTCCATGACCGAGGGTGGCATATTGACTCCCCTTATTGGAACCTTACAGCTCATCATAGTATCCATGGCCTTTTCCCTCCCCATAGGGATATGCACCGCCATTTACCTGGTCGAATATGCCAGGGATGACTTCCTTACGGCAACATTGAGGTTGGCCATAAGGAGCTTGGCGGGCATTCCATCGATAGTTTACGGGCTTTTCGGCCTTTCGTTCTTTTGTATACTGTTGAAGTTCGGGCCCTCTCTCCTTTCGGCGGGATTGACCTTGGGCTGCCTTGCCCTGCCGCTCATAGTCGGAGCCTCGGAGACGGCTTTGCTTGCCGTCCCCCAAAGCCTTCGGGATGCTGCTTACGCCTTGGGTGCATCAAAGTGGCAAACGATAAGGAAGGTCGTCATACCAAGCGCCATGCCATCAATACTTACCGGAGCTATACTCTCCGTTGGGCGAGTGGCCGGCGAAACGGCGCCAATAATGTTCACCGGAGCGGCCTTTTTCACTCCGGGGCTCGCCAAAAGTTTATTCGACGAAGTGATGGCCCTGCCCTTTCACGTATATGTGCTGGCGACCTCCGGCACCTTCATAGATAAAACTCGCCCTCTACAGTATGGAGCCATCCTAGTCTTAATGACATTGGTATTGGGCATCACTTTGGTCGGTATAATATTGCGTGCGAGATTGAATCGCAGGCGCTATTTGATGTAGCGGAGGAAGGATTAAGATGATTAGGCATTCGACGGACAATCCGAAGATAAGCGTCGAAAACCTGAGGTTATATTACGGCAACGTCATGGCTCTAAAAAACATAAGCATGGATATACAGGGCCAAAACGTCACTGCACTGATAGGACCCTCAGGATGCGGTAAAAGCAGCTTTTTGAGGTGTCTCAACAGGATGAACGATTTCCTGCCCAATACTAAGGTGGAAGGTACCGTTCTATTAGATGGCATTGATATATATTCGCCGGAAATGGATTTGATAGAGCTAAGGAAACGGGTCGGCATGGTGTTTCAGCGACCAAACCCCTTTCCCATGTCGATCTACGATAACGTGGCCTTCGGCCCCAGACTTCATGGCATAACCAGAAGGGAAAAGCTGGACGAAATAGTGGAAAATAGCCTTAAAGCTGCCGCTTTGTGGGATGAAGTTAAGGATATCCTGACGAGATCTGCCCTTTCTTTGTCCGGCGGACAGCAGCAGCGCCTGTGCGTGGCAAGGGCAATAGCCGTAAATCCCGAGGTACTTTTGATGGACGAACCCACATCGGCCTTGGATCCCCTGGCAACGGCTCGCATAGAACAGCTCATCAGAAACCTGAAAAGCAAATTTACGATCGTGATCGTGACGCACAACATGCAGCAGGCGGCCAGGATATCCGACGTGACGGCCTTCTTTCTCATGGGCGAATTGATAGAAGCAGGACCCACGGAAAAGATATTCACCGCTCCAGAAGATCCTCGAACAGCTGATTACATCACGGGAAGATTCGGATAAAATTATTATAAAGACTTAAAAGAAGGTGAAAGAGAGATGGAGATAAACGTCAGAGAACACATAGACGTGGAATTGAAGAAATTGGAAGAAAAACTCTTGAAGTTGGGCAAATTGGCGGTAGACGCCATATCACAAGCCGTGACGGCCTTGAAGGAACAGGACGTAGCCAAGGCCAGAGAGGTCATAAAGGGAGACAACTTGCTCGACGAACTGGCAGAAGACATAGATATGAGCTGCTTGAGGTTCATGGCTAGGTTTCAACCTTTGGGACAAGACCTGCGGACCGTCTCTGCCATCATGCATATGGCGGTCGATCTTGAGCGCATAGGAGACTACGGATCCAGCATTGCCAAGAGGGCTATAAGGCTGTCTGATCGCCCGCATATAAAACCTCTCTTGGACATACCGCGAATGGAAAACGACATAAGGAAAATGGTTGACAAGGCCTTAGAGGCCCTCATGGAGCGGGACGTAAAAAAGGCCGAAGAGGTATGCCGCATGGACGACGAGGTGGACGACCTGGATCAGCAGATCTTTAGGGAGCTGTTGCTCATAATGATCGAAAGGCCAAACGTCATAGAACAGGCCACGGAGCTTTTGCTGATATCTAGGACGCTTGAGAGGGCCGGAGACCACGCCACAAACCTGGCAGAAAGGGTCATATATATGGTAACAGGCAAGAAGGTATCGGCTTCGCAAATAAGGAGGCCCAAGGGGGAGGTCATTTGAGGGAAGAAAAGATCCTCGTGGTTGAAGACGAGAAATCCATAGCATCACTGATAAAACAGTATCTCGCCATGAAGGGATACGATGTCATCGTTGCAGATGATGGGGATAAGGCGCTTTCCATATGTTACGAAGCGCTGCCCCAGCTGGTCATATTGGATTTGATGTTGCCCACCATGGACGGCTGGGAAGTATGCCGCAGGCTCAAAAAGGATCCCGCCACAGCGGATATACCGATCATCATGCTCACGGCCAGGCGCGACGAGAGGGACGTAATAGAAGGCCTTGAGCTTGGAGCCGACGATTACATCAAAAAACCATTTTCTTTGAGCGAACTGCATGCCCGGATTAAATCAATATTAAGGAGAAGATCTTCCACTTCGAGATCTGGTGAATTAATAAAGGTAGGCGAGATGGAGTTAAACGCAGATACTGGCGAATTGACGTACGAGGACAAGAGCATAAGTTTAACGCCTATCGAGACCGAGATATTGAAGGTCCTCATTGAAAACGCGCCAAAGGTAGTATCCAGGGAGCAGCTCCTTGTCAAGGTCTGGGGTACGTCTTTGGGGGAAACGCGAACCCTTGATGCCCATATATGCAGGCTGAGGGCAAAAATCAAGGAATTGGGCATTAATCCTTCCTTGATCGTGACCATAAGGCATCGCGGTTATAGAATAGCGGTATAACGAACGATGAGAAGCATTAAAGGACGAATCA is a window from the Acetomicrobium flavidum genome containing:
- a CDS encoding encapsulin-associated ferritin-like protein, which gives rise to MAEYHEPVEEISAKDRDFHRALASLKEEVEAVMWYNDRAATTQDPTIKAVIEHNRNEEMEHAAMLLEWLRRNMPGWDEALRTYLFTEAPITEIEALAASGEGSSKGEGSDLSLNIGSLKE
- a CDS encoding family 1 encapsulin nanocompartment shell protein; translation: MDFLKKELAPVNESAWNEITKRAKEVLIPNLSARKIVDVLGPFGWDYAAYPTGRIKKGSTSKDICYATRLSLPLVEVYVPFDLSICELDNVQRGLKSPDLTNLEEAARKVAAFEDKAIFYGLDDACIEGFFNASQQYSIELPIQNPTDLLTSLTQVKLNFTQWGIEGPYALVAGPVLWSRIYSLGETYPLYKKIADILDGGKVVFSPNVNDGIVISLRGGDFELILGKDISIGYKEHREGMVSLYFTETFTFNVVTPEAAVPLKLVD
- the phoU gene encoding phosphate signaling complex protein PhoU: MEINVREHIDVELKKLEEKLLKLGKLAVDAISQAVTALKEQDVAKAREVIKGDNLLDELAEDIDMSCLRFMARFQPLGQDLRTVSAIMHMAVDLERIGDYGSSIAKRAIRLSDRPHIKPLLDIPRMENDIRKMVDKALEALMERDVKKAEEVCRMDDEVDDLDQQIFRELLLIMIERPNVIEQATELLLISRTLERAGDHATNLAERVIYMVTGKKVSASQIRRPKGEVI
- the pstB gene encoding phosphate ABC transporter ATP-binding protein PstB codes for the protein MIRHSTDNPKISVENLRLYYGNVMALKNISMDIQGQNVTALIGPSGCGKSSFLRCLNRMNDFLPNTKVEGTVLLDGIDIYSPEMDLIELRKRVGMVFQRPNPFPMSIYDNVAFGPRLHGITRREKLDEIVENSLKAAALWDEVKDILTRSALSLSGGQQQRLCVARAIAVNPEVLLMDEPTSALDPLATARIEQLIRNLKSKFTIVIVTHNMQQAARISDVTAFFLMGELIEAGPTEKIFTAPEDPRTADYITGRFG
- a CDS encoding leucyl aminopeptidase, with the translated sequence MRVSRADISLNELKGKAVSIFVFEDELADTVKFIGDLSESVKRQAQLEGYFGKREKVLKVTLPGERIQIVFLVGLGLKSKVRLDDYRTASALAIRAARESNVDDLYVLSPEMDHFISQAIAEGGLLGAYDFDRYKGKANGGQKIQNLYLIGGDENAIEKGTLFACGQNYARDLANEPPNVINPISLADIARNLSDDMGLDCRIYDEKELADMGMNALLAVGRGSVNPPRLIHLTFKRNSNTRLKVALVGKGLTFDSGGLDIKTPDNMRTMKGDKTGACIVLGAIRTLAKLNLDLEVHVLIGAVENMPGGSSYKPDDIIKAYNGKTIEIDNTDAEGRVTMADVLSFTSKLKPSYIIDIATLTGACAVALGPYTAGLFSNDQALCNDLLEVSAFTGERFWQLPIDDERLRKRLESPFADLLNSAGRYGGAITAAMFLREFVDEGISWAHMDIAGVNYYRESFGYYPKGSSAFGIRTILEWLSRL
- a CDS encoding M48 family metallopeptidase, with translation MDKVIRRSLIAVILLVVFIAGTSEASLQPAAVKDVWQRLAKAAGLDPSAPITVVDQKEPNAWVTFSLNKYSITVTKGMLDLLDSEDELAGVLAHEIGHIKLNHYGRTVTRSVLWSLIFRAVGNSSSRIDPLDLGYALAESGFSREQEVEADDYGIELSAKAGYDPWGLVSALEKMAKAGYTTSPSGFNSHPPTERRLQHVRAKAQEVAARS
- the pstA gene encoding phosphate ABC transporter permease PstA, which translates into the protein MALNRRKLKDRLLTCLLWASMFFVILVLFGILAFIATQGIGAISIEFLTQPPRNSMTEGGILTPLIGTLQLIIVSMAFSLPIGICTAIYLVEYARDDFLTATLRLAIRSLAGIPSIVYGLFGLSFFCILLKFGPSLLSAGLTLGCLALPLIVGASETALLAVPQSLRDAAYALGASKWQTIRKVVIPSAMPSILTGAILSVGRVAGETAPIMFTGAAFFTPGLAKSLFDEVMALPFHVYVLATSGTFIDKTRPLQYGAILVLMTLVLGITLVGIILRARLNRRRYLM
- a CDS encoding response regulator transcription factor translates to MREEKILVVEDEKSIASLIKQYLAMKGYDVIVADDGDKALSICYEALPQLVILDLMLPTMDGWEVCRRLKKDPATADIPIIMLTARRDERDVIEGLELGADDYIKKPFSLSELHARIKSILRRRSSTSRSGELIKVGEMELNADTGELTYEDKSISLTPIETEILKVLIENAPKVVSREQLLVKVWGTSLGETRTLDAHICRLRAKIKELGINPSLIVTIRHRGYRIAV
- the pstC gene encoding phosphate ABC transporter permease subunit PstC, with amino-acid sequence MDLKQKDRLAKLTISAVAMIGIFILIFTLMFLMKESFPVLKSVTLKELLFGLYWYPTYSPPEFGMLPLIVGSLAVTLVSSLIALPLSVMVSIFLSEVCPRAMRNFMKPMLEILGFLPSVVLGFIGMVMLAPWLQNAFDLVTGLNLFNASLLLGLLIIPITGSLADDAISSVPSDIRDAAIALGATRQETITRVVLPAALPGILQACLLGMMRGIGETMVVLMAAGGAAIIPKSLFDPIRPLTSTIAAEMGETPIGSPHYHALFFAGLLLLLMTLILNFATIWIERRWRWQWR